In Isoptericola jiangsuensis, the following proteins share a genomic window:
- the pstA gene encoding phosphate ABC transporter permease PstA, which produces MSVSTLSSADATERTRALLTAADPRRRRTDRTMQVLIWFAFALAMVPLAWLLWTVTVEGVGRISLDFLTQSMRNVFGGDPRGGIYHAIMGTLIITGLATLISVPVGIMTAIYLVEYGKGWLARSVTFFVDVMTGIPSIVAGLFAFSLFALFFGPSVRIGVMGAVALSVLMIPVVVRSCEEMLKLVPNELREASYALGVPKWLTIVKVVLRTSVAGLTTGVLLAVARVIGETAPLLVTVGVTDSINTNPFEGRMMTLPVFTYRQYHQGYAPCPGGESATCVADVAFQNAWGAALVLIVIVLALNLVGRLVNRWFAPKLR; this is translated from the coding sequence ATGAGCGTCTCGACCCTGTCCAGCGCCGACGCCACGGAGCGCACCCGCGCGCTCCTCACGGCGGCGGACCCGCGCCGCCGGCGCACCGACCGCACCATGCAGGTCCTCATCTGGTTCGCCTTCGCCCTGGCGATGGTCCCGCTGGCGTGGCTGCTGTGGACCGTGACCGTCGAGGGCGTCGGCCGCATCAGCCTCGACTTCCTCACGCAGTCGATGCGCAACGTGTTCGGCGGCGACCCGCGCGGCGGCATCTACCACGCGATCATGGGCACGCTGATCATCACGGGCCTGGCGACCCTCATCTCGGTGCCGGTCGGCATCATGACGGCCATCTACCTCGTGGAGTACGGCAAGGGCTGGCTCGCGCGGTCGGTGACGTTCTTCGTGGACGTCATGACGGGCATCCCGTCGATCGTGGCCGGCCTCTTCGCCTTCTCGCTCTTCGCGCTGTTCTTCGGCCCCAGCGTCCGGATCGGCGTCATGGGCGCGGTCGCGCTGTCGGTGCTGATGATCCCCGTCGTGGTGCGCTCCTGCGAGGAGATGCTCAAGCTCGTCCCGAACGAGCTGCGCGAGGCCTCCTACGCCCTCGGCGTGCCCAAGTGGCTGACCATCGTCAAGGTGGTCCTGCGGACCTCCGTGGCGGGCCTGACGACGGGCGTCCTGCTCGCCGTCGCCCGCGTCATCGGGGAGACCGCGCCGCTGCTCGTCACCGTCGGCGTCACCGACTCGATCAACACCAACCCGTTCGAGGGCCGCATGATGACACTGCCCGTGTTCACGTACCGGCAGTACCACCAGGGCTACGCGCCCTGCCCCGGCGGCGAGTCCGCCACCTGCGTCGCGGACGTCGCGTTCCAGAACGCCTGGGGTGCCGCGCTGGTGCTCATCGTGATCGTCCTCGCCCTCAACCTCGTCGGCCGTCTGGTGAACCGCTGGTTCGCCCCGAAGCTGCGCTGA
- a CDS encoding response regulator transcription factor has translation MTRILVVEDEESYRDPLTYQLTREGYEVVAVSDGNAALERYDDGGADLVLLDLMLPGLSGTEVCRELRQRGDVPIIMLTAKDSEIDKVVGLELGADDYVTKPYSFRELLARMRAVMRRRGAAAADNGVAHDDGESVLEVGPVRMDVERHTVAVGGSTVSLPLKEFDLLELLLRNAGRVLTRGQLIDRVWGADYVGDTKTLDVHVKRIRSKIESDPGAPSLLLTVRGLGYKFADGE, from the coding sequence GTGACGCGCATCCTGGTGGTTGAGGACGAGGAGTCGTACCGCGACCCGCTGACGTACCAGCTCACGCGGGAGGGGTACGAGGTCGTCGCGGTGTCCGACGGCAACGCCGCCCTCGAACGGTACGACGACGGCGGCGCGGACCTCGTGCTGCTCGACCTCATGCTCCCCGGCCTCAGCGGCACCGAGGTGTGCCGTGAGCTGCGGCAGCGCGGCGACGTGCCCATCATCATGCTCACCGCGAAGGACTCCGAGATCGACAAGGTCGTGGGGCTCGAGCTGGGCGCCGACGACTACGTCACCAAGCCGTACTCGTTCCGCGAGCTGCTGGCCCGCATGCGGGCCGTCATGCGGCGGCGCGGTGCCGCCGCGGCGGACAACGGGGTCGCGCACGACGACGGGGAGTCCGTGCTGGAGGTCGGCCCCGTGCGGATGGACGTGGAGCGCCACACGGTCGCCGTGGGCGGGTCCACCGTGTCGCTGCCGCTCAAGGAGTTCGACCTGCTGGAGCTGCTGCTGCGCAACGCGGGACGCGTCCTGACCCGCGGCCAGCTCATCGACCGCGTGTGGGGCGCCGACTACGTGGGCGACACCAAGACCCTCGACGTCCACGTGAAGCGCATCCGGTCGAAGATCGAGTCCGACCCGGGCGCGCCGTCGCTGCTCCTGACGGTGCGGGGCCTCGGCTACAAGTTCGCCGACGGCGAGTGA
- the pstS gene encoding phosphate ABC transporter substrate-binding protein PstS: protein MERLVNLSRFTRAGSAVAVGVLALSLAACGSDPEPAGGSTAGSDTGETAAEGGLAGQLSGGGASSQEAAMNAWRAGFQQANPDATVNYDPVGSGGGRTGFGDGTYLFAGSDAALDDEELAAAEAQCGADGVIEFPGYVSPIAIAFNLDGVDSLNLQPETIANIFLGEITSWDDEAIKADNPDVELPSTAITVVHRSDESGTTENFEEYLYAVAPDVWTEEPSGVWPVDGQESAQGTSGVVGAAQAGQGTITYADASQVADLGTVAVGVGGEFVSYSAEAAAEVVAQSPRTEGTSEHVYTIDLERDIAGTYPIVLVSYTLACSTYADQETADLVKGFISYVASEEGQQAASDAAGSAPMSDTIREAVQPGIDAITAG from the coding sequence ATGGAACGACTCGTGAACCTCAGCCGATTCACCCGTGCCGGATCTGCCGTCGCCGTCGGTGTGCTGGCACTGAGCCTGGCCGCGTGCGGTTCGGACCCCGAGCCCGCCGGCGGTTCGACCGCCGGGTCGGACACCGGGGAGACGGCCGCCGAGGGTGGCCTCGCGGGCCAGCTCTCCGGCGGTGGAGCGTCCTCGCAGGAGGCGGCGATGAACGCGTGGCGTGCGGGCTTCCAGCAGGCCAACCCCGACGCGACCGTGAACTACGACCCCGTCGGCTCGGGCGGTGGCCGCACCGGCTTCGGTGACGGCACCTACCTGTTCGCCGGCTCGGACGCCGCGCTGGACGACGAGGAGCTCGCCGCCGCCGAGGCCCAGTGCGGCGCGGACGGCGTCATCGAGTTCCCCGGCTACGTCAGCCCGATCGCGATCGCCTTCAACCTCGACGGCGTCGACTCGCTGAACCTCCAGCCGGAGACGATCGCCAACATCTTCCTCGGCGAGATCACCTCGTGGGACGACGAGGCCATCAAGGCCGACAACCCGGACGTCGAGCTCCCCTCGACGGCCATCACGGTCGTGCACCGCTCCGACGAGTCGGGCACCACCGAGAACTTCGAGGAGTACCTCTACGCCGTCGCCCCGGACGTGTGGACCGAGGAGCCGTCGGGCGTGTGGCCGGTGGACGGCCAGGAGTCCGCGCAGGGCACCTCCGGCGTCGTGGGCGCGGCCCAGGCCGGCCAGGGCACCATCACCTACGCCGACGCGTCGCAGGTCGCCGACCTCGGCACCGTCGCGGTGGGCGTGGGCGGCGAGTTCGTCTCCTACTCCGCCGAGGCCGCCGCCGAGGTCGTGGCCCAGTCGCCGCGCACCGAGGGCACCAGCGAGCACGTCTACACGATCGACCTGGAGCGGGACATCGCGGGCACCTACCCGATCGTCCTGGTCTCCTACACCCTGGCCTGCAGCACCTACGCCGACCAGGAGACCGCGGACCTCGTCAAGGGCTTCATCTCCTACGTGGCCAGCGAGGAGGGCCAGCAGGCCGCCTCGGACGCCGCGGGCTCCGCGCCGATGTCCGACACGATCCGCGAGGCCGTCCAGCCCGGCATCGACGCCATCACCGCCGGCTGA
- a CDS encoding nitroreductase family deazaflavin-dependent oxidoreductase, with amino-acid sequence MPITGEYVPSPTSHAATQVAEYEASGGARNNTMRGKPVVILTTVGAKSGKVRKTPLMRVEHDGVYAVVASLGGAPQHPVWYHNVVAHPQVELQDGAEKHDYVAREVTGDEKALWWERSVAAWPDYAEYQKKTDREIPVLVLERADS; translated from the coding sequence ATGCCGATCACCGGAGAGTACGTCCCCAGCCCGACGTCGCACGCCGCCACGCAGGTCGCCGAGTACGAGGCCTCGGGCGGCGCGCGCAACAACACGATGCGCGGCAAGCCCGTGGTCATCCTCACCACCGTGGGCGCGAAGAGCGGGAAGGTGCGCAAGACCCCGCTCATGCGCGTCGAGCACGACGGCGTCTACGCCGTCGTCGCCTCCCTCGGCGGCGCGCCGCAGCACCCCGTCTGGTACCACAACGTCGTCGCGCACCCGCAGGTCGAGCTCCAGGACGGCGCGGAGAAGCACGACTACGTGGCCCGCGAGGTCACCGGCGACGAGAAGGCCCTGTGGTGGGAGCGGTCCGTCGCGGCCTGGCCCGACTACGCCGAGTACCAGAAAAAGACCGACCGCGAGATCCCCGTCCTCGTCCTGGAGCGCGCCGACTCCTGA
- the mshA gene encoding D-inositol-3-phosphate glycosyltransferase — protein sequence MTTSGGPRVAMLSVHTSPLDQPGTGDAGGMNVYVLELSRALARRGAQVEIYTRATSSTQPKVVDPEPGIRVVHVAAGPFEGLDKTDLPGQLCAFTAGVLRAEAHRPAGWYDVVHSHYWLSGEVGWLAADRWDVPLVHTMHTIAQVKNAALAPGDVPEPQGRVIGEEQVVAEADALVASTREEADDLVRYCGADPDTVHVVAPGVDLDVFSPGDTTPEGRRALRERLGLPAGPLVLFAGRVQPLKGPDVLVRALGVLADHAVEHAGGRGDVDAWRDGGGAAVPTLVVLGGASGRPTAVRELEALAHQTGVSGHLLVRPPVPRHELADWYRAADVVAVPSHNESFGLVAAEAQACGTPVVAAAVGGLRTVVVDDVSGVLVDDHSPWTWARVLGDLLADEDRRARLAAGARRAAERFSWDRAAAAMLDVYSQAAKTRRA from the coding sequence GTGACGACGTCCGGCGGCCCGCGGGTCGCCATGCTGTCGGTCCACACCTCGCCGCTCGACCAGCCCGGCACCGGCGACGCGGGCGGCATGAACGTGTACGTGCTCGAGCTGTCCCGCGCGCTCGCGCGCCGCGGGGCGCAGGTCGAGATCTACACCCGTGCCACGTCGTCGACGCAGCCCAAGGTGGTGGACCCCGAGCCCGGGATCCGCGTCGTGCACGTCGCCGCCGGCCCCTTCGAGGGCCTCGACAAGACCGACCTGCCGGGGCAGCTCTGCGCGTTCACCGCGGGTGTGCTGCGGGCCGAGGCGCACCGCCCGGCCGGCTGGTACGACGTCGTCCACTCGCACTACTGGCTGTCCGGCGAGGTCGGCTGGCTCGCGGCCGACCGCTGGGACGTGCCGCTCGTCCACACCATGCACACCATCGCGCAGGTGAAGAACGCCGCCCTCGCCCCCGGTGACGTCCCCGAGCCGCAGGGCCGCGTCATCGGCGAGGAGCAGGTGGTCGCCGAGGCCGACGCGCTGGTGGCGTCCACCCGCGAGGAGGCGGACGACCTCGTGCGCTACTGCGGGGCCGACCCCGACACCGTGCACGTCGTCGCGCCCGGCGTCGACCTCGACGTCTTCTCGCCCGGCGACACCACCCCCGAGGGCCGCCGGGCGCTGCGCGAGCGCCTCGGCCTGCCCGCCGGACCCCTCGTGCTGTTCGCCGGTCGCGTCCAGCCCCTCAAGGGTCCCGACGTGCTCGTCCGCGCCCTCGGCGTGCTCGCCGACCACGCCGTCGAGCACGCGGGCGGTCGCGGCGACGTCGACGCGTGGCGCGACGGCGGGGGAGCGGCCGTGCCCACCCTCGTCGTGCTCGGCGGGGCCAGCGGCCGCCCCACGGCCGTGCGCGAGCTCGAGGCCCTCGCCCACCAGACCGGCGTCAGCGGGCACCTGCTCGTCCGCCCGCCCGTGCCGCGCCACGAGCTCGCCGACTGGTACCGCGCCGCCGACGTCGTCGCCGTCCCCTCCCACAACGAGTCCTTCGGGCTCGTCGCCGCCGAGGCGCAGGCGTGCGGCACCCCCGTCGTCGCGGCCGCCGTCGGGGGACTGCGCACCGTCGTCGTCGACGACGTCTCCGGCGTCCTCGTCGACGACCACAGCCCCTGGACGTGGGCGCGCGTGCTCGGCGACCTCCTCGCGGACGAGGACCGTCGCGCCCGGCTCGCGGCCGGTGCCCGCCGGGCCGCCGAACGCTTCTCCTGGGACCGCGCCGCCGCCGCCATGCTCGACGTCTACTCCCAGGCCGCGAAGACCCGCCGCGCCTGA
- a CDS encoding sensor histidine kinase — translation MEGIIQGVTAVVAGVLGVVVGVVAALAFRFSDRAQRRDPEESPAELDAGLVRVLSVLRSAAVVVDEDDEVVRASPPAYALGVVRNDALVHQTIVDLVREVRRDGVIREKELELPRGPIGSGTVLLQVRVAPLGMDKLLVLAEDRTEARRVEAIRRDFVVNVSHELKTPVGAIALLAETVQDAADDPVAVRRFTGRMLAESQRLSALVHEIIELSRLQVAGALQAVRPVPVRDVVDEAVDRARTTAAGKNITITVGGSVDSVVFGDHNLLVTAVRNLLDNAVSYSGENTRVGVGVHERGGLVEIDVVDQGIGISTEEQARVFERFYRVDPARSRDTGGTGLGLSIVKHVAADHGGDVRVWSEPGKGSTFTLRIPAADLPRHEPSASSPESPDDAPQHDDRVVRPLRERRRTTDDDHGSAAGPSNEEVGA, via the coding sequence GTGGAAGGAATCATCCAGGGGGTGACGGCCGTCGTCGCCGGCGTGCTGGGCGTCGTCGTGGGCGTCGTCGCCGCTCTCGCCTTCCGCTTCTCCGACCGTGCGCAGCGGCGCGACCCGGAGGAGTCGCCGGCCGAGCTCGACGCCGGCCTCGTGCGCGTCCTGTCGGTGCTGCGCTCCGCCGCGGTCGTCGTCGACGAGGACGACGAGGTCGTCCGCGCCTCGCCCCCCGCCTACGCGCTCGGGGTGGTGCGCAACGACGCGCTCGTCCACCAGACCATCGTGGACCTGGTGCGCGAGGTGCGTCGCGACGGCGTCATCCGGGAGAAGGAGCTGGAGCTGCCGCGCGGCCCCATCGGGTCCGGCACCGTGCTGCTCCAGGTCCGCGTGGCGCCCCTGGGGATGGACAAGCTGCTGGTCCTGGCCGAGGACCGCACCGAGGCAAGGCGCGTCGAGGCGATCCGCCGCGACTTCGTCGTCAACGTCTCCCACGAGCTCAAGACGCCCGTGGGCGCGATCGCGCTGCTCGCCGAGACCGTGCAGGACGCCGCCGACGACCCCGTCGCCGTGCGCCGGTTCACCGGCCGGATGCTCGCGGAGTCGCAGCGGCTGTCCGCGCTCGTCCACGAGATCATCGAGCTGTCCCGGCTGCAGGTCGCCGGCGCGCTCCAGGCCGTGCGGCCCGTGCCCGTGCGCGACGTCGTCGACGAGGCCGTCGACCGGGCGCGCACCACCGCCGCCGGGAAGAACATCACGATCACCGTCGGCGGGTCCGTGGACAGCGTCGTGTTCGGCGACCACAACCTGCTGGTCACCGCCGTGCGCAACCTGCTGGACAACGCCGTCAGCTACTCGGGGGAGAACACCCGGGTCGGCGTCGGCGTGCACGAGCGCGGCGGCCTGGTCGAGATCGACGTCGTCGACCAGGGCATCGGCATCTCCACCGAGGAGCAGGCACGCGTGTTCGAGCGGTTCTACCGCGTCGACCCCGCGCGCTCCCGCGACACCGGCGGCACGGGGCTCGGGCTGAGCATCGTCAAGCACGTCGCCGCGGACCACGGCGGCGACGTCCGCGTGTGGTCCGAACCGGGCAAGGGGTCGACGTTCACCCTGCGGATCCCCGCCGCCGACCTGCCCCGGCACGAGCCGTCCGCGTCGTCGCCGGAGAGCCCGGACGACGCCCCCCAGCACGACGACAGGGTGGTCCGGCCGCTGCGTGAGCGCCGCCGGACGACCGACGACGACCACGGGTCCGCTGCGGGCCCGTCGAACGAGGAGGTAGGCGCGTGA
- a CDS encoding lactonase family protein: MTFSTSVALWIGTYPAQGTDAGSGEGVWHVDVDVTTGELRSPTLATTLPSPSFLARHPAAPVLLAVSETAPGALTALRVGPGATLDPVVTLDSGGDHPCHVTASDTSVWVANYGDGVAAAWATGADGVPLASHHSLHAGEGTGPVADRQEGPHAHQATVRGDRVLVTDLGADVVRRYPVDPTPDDTGDVAARLPAGTGPRHLVVLPDGSLVVAGELDARLHVLRPAGDGWEHAGSVPVSPLGAPGQAYPAHVTLSEDGTRLHVGLRGPDVLAVLDVVEGDPVGLVHRADVHLGAGSWPRHHEVVARQGDDELIVVALQNSQELATVRVGSGGGSEVVARTAWPTPPSCVLVAR; encoded by the coding sequence ATGACCTTCTCGACCTCGGTCGCCCTGTGGATCGGCACGTACCCGGCCCAGGGCACGGACGCCGGCAGCGGCGAGGGCGTGTGGCACGTCGACGTGGACGTCACGACCGGCGAGCTGCGGTCGCCGACCCTCGCCACGACGCTCCCGTCGCCGTCCTTCCTCGCCCGGCACCCGGCCGCGCCGGTGCTGCTCGCCGTCTCCGAGACGGCCCCCGGCGCCCTCACCGCGCTGCGCGTCGGCCCCGGCGCCACCCTCGACCCCGTCGTCACCCTCGACTCCGGCGGCGACCACCCCTGCCACGTCACGGCGTCCGACACGTCCGTGTGGGTCGCGAACTACGGCGACGGCGTCGCCGCGGCGTGGGCGACCGGCGCGGACGGCGTGCCCCTGGCGTCCCACCACTCCCTGCACGCCGGCGAGGGCACGGGCCCCGTGGCGGACCGTCAGGAGGGCCCGCACGCCCACCAGGCGACTGTCCGGGGCGACCGGGTGCTCGTCACCGACCTCGGCGCCGACGTCGTCCGTCGCTACCCGGTCGACCCGACGCCGGACGACACCGGCGACGTCGCGGCCCGCCTCCCCGCCGGGACGGGCCCACGCCACCTCGTCGTGCTGCCGGACGGCTCGCTCGTCGTCGCGGGCGAGCTCGACGCCCGCCTGCACGTCCTGCGGCCCGCCGGCGACGGCTGGGAGCACGCGGGCAGCGTCCCCGTGTCCCCGCTGGGCGCCCCCGGCCAGGCGTACCCGGCGCACGTGACGCTCAGCGAGGACGGCACGCGCCTGCACGTGGGCCTGCGCGGACCCGACGTCCTGGCGGTGCTCGACGTCGTCGAGGGCGACCCGGTCGGGCTCGTCCACCGCGCGGACGTCCACCTCGGCGCCGGGTCCTGGCCGCGGCACCACGAGGTCGTCGCGCGGCAGGGCGACGACGAGCTGATCGTCGTGGCGCTGCAGAACAGCCAGGAGCTCGCGACCGTCCGCGTCGGCTCCGGCGGCGGCTCCGAGGTCGTGGCGCGCACCGCCTGGCCCACGCCCCCGTCGTGCGTGCTGGTGGCCCGGTGA
- a CDS encoding phosphoglyceromutase translates to MTYTLVLLRHGESEWNAKNLFTGWVDVPLSEKGTAEATRGGELLKEAGVTPDVLHTSLLRRAIMTANLALDAADRHWIPVKRSWRLNERHYGDLQGKDKKQVRDQYGDEQFMLWRRSYDVPPPDIELGSEFSQDSDPRYAGEPIPRAEALKQVLDRALPYWEGEIVPDLKAGKTVLVAAHGNSLRAIVKHLDGIDDETIAGLNIPTGIPLVYELDEETLEPTNPGGTYLDPEAAKDAIAAVANQGK, encoded by the coding sequence ATGACCTACACCCTCGTGCTGCTCCGCCACGGCGAGAGCGAGTGGAACGCGAAGAACCTCTTCACCGGCTGGGTCGACGTCCCGCTGTCCGAGAAGGGCACCGCCGAGGCCACGCGCGGCGGCGAGCTCCTCAAGGAGGCCGGCGTCACCCCCGACGTGCTGCACACGTCCCTGCTGCGTCGCGCCATCATGACGGCCAACCTCGCGCTCGACGCCGCCGACCGGCACTGGATCCCGGTCAAGCGGTCGTGGCGCCTCAACGAGCGCCACTACGGCGACCTGCAGGGCAAGGACAAGAAGCAGGTCCGCGACCAGTACGGCGACGAGCAGTTCATGCTCTGGCGCCGTTCCTACGACGTGCCGCCGCCGGACATCGAGCTCGGCTCGGAGTTCTCGCAGGACTCCGACCCCCGCTACGCCGGTGAGCCGATCCCGCGCGCCGAGGCCCTCAAGCAGGTCCTCGACCGTGCGCTCCCGTACTGGGAGGGCGAGATCGTCCCCGACCTCAAGGCCGGCAAGACCGTCCTCGTGGCCGCGCACGGCAACTCGCTGCGCGCCATCGTCAAGCACCTCGACGGCATCGACGACGAGACCATCGCCGGGCTCAACATCCCCACCGGCATCCCCCTGGTCTACGAGCTCGACGAGGAGACGCTGGAGCCCACCAACCCGGGCGGCACGTACCTCGACCCGGAGGCGGCGAAGGACGCGATCGCGGCCGTCGCCAACCAGGGCAAGTAG
- the phoU gene encoding phosphate signaling complex protein PhoU has product MREIFDAELKQIGDGLVEMSRLVESAITRAGTALLDGEHQLAQEVIASDRAIDQLERELDERCVHLLAQQAPVATDLRVVITALRISATLERMGDLARHVAEVARGRYPALAVPPSARGTFVAMNEAAGLVARRTTELLTTRDVALAEEILEGDDAIDRLHQDTFGATLAPGWTGTAQETVDVTLLGRYYERFGDHGVSVARRITFLVTGEFDTAATASPASSPAEV; this is encoded by the coding sequence ATGCGAGAGATCTTCGACGCCGAGCTGAAGCAGATCGGCGACGGCCTGGTCGAGATGAGCCGGCTCGTCGAGTCCGCGATCACGCGGGCCGGGACGGCACTGCTCGACGGCGAGCACCAGCTCGCTCAGGAGGTCATCGCCTCCGACCGCGCCATCGACCAGCTCGAGCGCGAGCTGGACGAGCGCTGCGTGCACCTGCTGGCCCAGCAGGCGCCGGTCGCGACCGACCTGCGGGTCGTCATCACGGCGCTGCGCATCAGCGCCACCCTGGAGCGGATGGGCGACCTCGCCCGTCACGTCGCGGAGGTGGCCCGCGGCCGCTACCCGGCGCTGGCCGTGCCGCCGTCGGCGCGTGGCACGTTCGTGGCGATGAACGAGGCGGCGGGGCTCGTCGCCCGCCGCACCACCGAGCTGCTCACGACCCGTGACGTGGCCCTCGCCGAGGAGATCCTCGAGGGCGACGACGCGATCGACCGGCTGCACCAGGACACGTTCGGGGCGACGCTCGCCCCGGGCTGGACGGGCACCGCGCAGGAGACGGTCGACGTCACCCTGCTGGGCCGCTACTACGAGCGGTTCGGCGACCACGGCGTCTCGGTGGCCCGCCGCATCACGTTCCTCGTGACCGGCGAGTTCGACACCGCGGCGACGGCGTCCCCGGCCTCGTCGCCCGCGGAGGTCTGA
- a CDS encoding histone-like nucleoid-structuring protein Lsr2 — translation MVQKTKVVLIDDIDGTEGDETVTFALDGVTYEIDLTAKHAAELRESFATWIGHARKSGPRAAARTTSSARRGRTDREQLQKIREWARDNGHTVNERGRIPSKVLEAYEAAH, via the coding sequence GTGGTTCAGAAGACGAAGGTCGTGCTGATCGACGACATCGACGGCACGGAGGGTGACGAGACCGTCACGTTCGCGCTCGACGGCGTGACCTACGAGATCGACCTCACCGCGAAGCACGCGGCCGAGCTGCGTGAGTCGTTCGCGACGTGGATCGGCCACGCCCGCAAGTCGGGTCCGCGTGCCGCGGCCCGCACGACGTCGTCCGCGCGCCGTGGTCGCACGGACCGTGAGCAGCTCCAGAAGATCCGCGAGTGGGCCCGCGACAACGGGCACACCGTCAACGAGCGGGGTCGTATCCCCAGCAAGGTCCTCGAGGCCTACGAGGCGGCGCACTGA
- the pstC gene encoding phosphate ABC transporter permease subunit PstC, which yields MSITDSPPEVGSRAVRRRSSDRGMNRVFRWLAVGAGVTILAALAAVALFLVGQAWPALTASPEELAAGAARFPEGTTLLAFVGPLVFGTLLAAVLALCLAVPVAIGIALFISHYAPRRLAQLLGYLVDLLAAIPSVVYGLWGFLVLAPALTPFWLWLNEHAGWIPLFGGQASSTGRAMATVAVVLAIMILPIITAVSREVFLQTPRLHEEAALALGATRWEVVRTAVLPFGRSGVISASMLGLGRALGETMAVLMILSPGLTYSLDILAAGQHQTIAAYIAADFPESTGLGINTLIAAGLALFVITLAVNMTARWIVARRKEFSGAN from the coding sequence GTGAGCATCACCGACAGCCCACCCGAGGTGGGCTCCCGCGCCGTCCGACGCCGGTCGTCCGACCGCGGGATGAACCGCGTCTTCCGCTGGCTCGCCGTCGGCGCCGGCGTGACGATCCTCGCGGCGCTCGCCGCGGTCGCCCTGTTCCTCGTCGGGCAGGCGTGGCCCGCCCTGACCGCGTCGCCGGAGGAGCTGGCCGCCGGTGCCGCCCGGTTCCCCGAGGGCACGACCCTGCTGGCGTTCGTCGGCCCGCTGGTGTTCGGCACGCTGCTCGCCGCCGTGCTGGCGCTGTGCCTGGCGGTGCCGGTCGCGATCGGCATCGCGCTGTTCATCTCCCACTACGCGCCGCGGCGCCTGGCCCAGCTGCTCGGCTACCTGGTCGACCTGCTGGCCGCCATCCCGTCGGTGGTCTACGGCCTGTGGGGCTTCCTCGTGCTCGCCCCGGCGCTCACGCCGTTCTGGCTGTGGCTCAACGAGCACGCGGGCTGGATCCCGCTGTTCGGCGGGCAGGCGTCGTCCACCGGCCGCGCGATGGCGACCGTCGCCGTCGTCCTGGCGATCATGATCTTGCCGATCATCACGGCGGTGTCCCGCGAGGTGTTCCTCCAGACGCCGCGCCTGCACGAGGAGGCGGCGCTCGCGCTCGGCGCGACCCGCTGGGAGGTCGTGCGCACCGCCGTCCTGCCGTTCGGCCGCTCCGGCGTGATCTCGGCGTCCATGCTGGGCCTCGGCCGGGCGCTCGGCGAGACGATGGCGGTCCTGATGATCCTGTCCCCGGGCCTCACGTACTCGCTCGACATCCTGGCCGCCGGTCAGCACCAGACCATCGCCGCGTACATCGCCGCGGACTTCCCGGAGTCGACGGGGCTGGGCATCAACACGCTCATCGCCGCCGGCCTGGCGCTGTTCGTCATCACGCTGGCCGTCAACATGACCGCGCGCTGGATCGTGGCGCGCCGCAAGGAATTCTCGGGGGCCAACTGA